A single genomic interval of candidate division WOR-3 bacterium harbors:
- a CDS encoding peptidoglycan DD-metalloendopeptidase family protein, with product MVWHRLLVVAGITVLVGCSVLYTGTPRYGRARRERKAKTQPAQISQKHPLEERKGKLPWPVSGVVVGQFGVQVDPKYGTKTKNSGIDISCKSNSAVRAVGKGRVSYADFFMGQGLMVIVEHGGGYHSIYSRLIELKVRSGDEVVAGDTIGMSGDVLHFEMRIGGKAVDPLQWLEKK from the coding sequence GTGGTGTGGCATAGATTGCTGGTTGTGGCGGGCATAACAGTGCTGGTTGGGTGTTCAGTTCTTTACACCGGTACACCGCGTTATGGTCGAGCGCGTCGGGAACGAAAGGCAAAGACACAGCCAGCGCAAATATCACAAAAACATCCGCTCGAGGAGAGAAAAGGAAAATTACCCTGGCCAGTTTCCGGAGTTGTTGTCGGGCAATTTGGAGTTCAGGTTGATCCGAAGTATGGCACAAAGACAAAAAATTCCGGGATTGATATCAGTTGTAAGAGTAACAGTGCGGTGCGAGCGGTTGGGAAGGGCAGGGTGAGTTATGCCGATTTTTTTATGGGGCAGGGGTTGATGGTGATTGTAGAACATGGCGGCGGGTATCATTCGATTTATTCCCGGCTGATTGAGTTAAAGGTCCGTAGCGGTGACGAAGTTGTTGCCGGTGATACAATCGGAATGAGCGGAGATGTTTTGCACTTTGAAATGCGGATTGGTGGTAAAGCGGTGGACCCACTGCAATGGTTAGAGAAAAAATAG
- a CDS encoding Glu/Leu/Phe/Val dehydrogenase, producing MLPKSVGNQKRRSVYEDVVTQFNRAADIMNLDPGVRKILGTTMNEIVVHFPVKMDDGRIEVFTGYRVQHNNALGPFKGGLRFHPAVDIDEVRALATWMTWKSAIVNIPFGGAKGGIQLDPSQYSFSELERITRRFAFALGNTIGPEYDIPAPDVNTNPQIMAWILDTYQSMMPAYERQRCLHVVTGKPIESGGSIGRDKATGQGVVFLIREWAKDHNFDLNGATYIVQGFGNVGSWAARLMKPLGSKLLAVEDVTGSIANPDGIDPDDLTGYVQKHGGVKGYPKAKPISHSEFLSTKADIFIPAALENQITEETAPMLNVKLVAEGANGPTNPEGDAILAKRGIDVLPDILCNSGGVIVSYFEWLQNKRSEYWELQEVDCKLYKKIVPAYHRVKEAAEKYGVDWRTAAYIVALTRLEKVYKERGIFP from the coding sequence ATGCTGCCAAAATCGGTCGGCAATCAGAAACGCCGGAGTGTATATGAGGATGTGGTCACCCAGTTCAATCGTGCCGCCGACATAATGAATCTTGACCCCGGGGTGCGCAAGATTCTCGGGACGACGATGAACGAAATCGTTGTTCATTTCCCGGTCAAGATGGATGACGGTCGGATTGAGGTGTTTACCGGTTACCGGGTTCAACATAACAACGCCCTTGGTCCATTCAAGGGTGGCTTACGATTTCACCCGGCAGTGGATATCGATGAGGTTCGGGCACTGGCGACTTGGATGACCTGGAAGTCGGCAATTGTCAACATTCCGTTCGGTGGTGCCAAGGGTGGCATTCAACTGGACCCGTCTCAGTACTCTTTCTCTGAGCTGGAGCGGATTACGCGACGCTTTGCATTTGCTCTGGGGAATACAATCGGACCGGAATATGATATACCGGCACCGGATGTCAATACCAATCCGCAAATCATGGCATGGATTCTGGATACCTACCAGTCGATGATGCCGGCATATGAGCGTCAGCGCTGTCTGCATGTTGTGACCGGGAAACCGATTGAATCGGGCGGTAGTATCGGACGGGATAAGGCGACCGGTCAGGGAGTAGTTTTTCTTATCCGGGAATGGGCAAAAGACCACAATTTCGACCTGAACGGTGCAACATATATTGTTCAGGGGTTTGGCAATGTTGGTTCCTGGGCGGCACGGCTGATGAAACCGCTTGGCTCGAAGTTGCTGGCGGTTGAAGATGTGACCGGATCAATTGCCAATCCCGATGGTATTGACCCGGACGATTTGACCGGCTATGTTCAAAAGCACGGTGGTGTCAAAGGTTATCCCAAGGCAAAGCCAATTAGCCACAGCGAGTTCCTAAGTACAAAGGCAGACATATTCATTCCCGCGGCTCTCGAAAACCAGATTACGGAAGAGACTGCGCCGATGCTCAATGTGAAACTGGTTGCCGAAGGAGCAAATGGCCCAACCAATCCTGAAGGTGATGCAATACTGGCAAAACGGGGCATTGATGTGTTACCGGACATTCTCTGTAACTCGGGCGGTGTGATTGTTTCCTATTTTGAATGGTTGCAGAATAAGCGTAGCGAGTACTGGGAGTTGCAAGAGGTTGATTGCAAACTTTACAAGAAGATAGTTCCGGCGTACCATCGGGTAAAAGAGGCAGCAGAGAAGTACGGCGTAGACTGGCGTACCGCAGCGTACATTGTTGCCCTAACTCGATTGGAGAAGGTGTATAAGGAACGCGGAATTTTCCCATAA
- a CDS encoding sigma-54-dependent Fis family transcriptional regulator, whose product MSQDRTEATLLVVDDVQDTLEVLERNLTAAGYRVYTALNVSDALKVLEVHPVDLVITDLKMPGASGLDLVRFVRENFRDTEVMVITGYATVESAVQAVKTGAEEYLVKPFTDEELLKAVKQVLEKLRLRRCSRIETSSVQRFYPGLIGESRVMKRVFATIERAAKVSATVLITGESGTGKELVARAIHYSSKRSSAPFVPVNCGGIPEGLLESELFGYVKGAFTGANETRAGFFQTAEGGSIFLDEISETSLSMQVKLLRVLQDKEVRMVGDTKAYKVDVRIMAATNKDLLNLVQKGAFREDLFFRLNVLTIMVPPLREREDDILLLANHFLEKFAREMGRGVPRFSDEALQILRRYEWPGNVRELENLIQRLLVMCDSDTIDVPDLPAHMRFSLTSELKLNRTLEEVERDYIKQVLLSVNGNITKAAQILGIDRKTLRNKIKE is encoded by the coding sequence ATGAGTCAAGACAGAACTGAGGCAACCCTATTAGTAGTTGATGATGTTCAGGATACGCTTGAGGTTCTGGAACGCAATTTAACGGCTGCTGGCTACAGAGTTTACACCGCTCTTAATGTTTCTGATGCTTTGAAGGTGCTGGAGGTCCATCCTGTAGACCTCGTGATAACGGACCTGAAGATGCCTGGAGCCAGTGGGCTTGACCTGGTGAGATTTGTCAGGGAGAATTTTCGGGATACCGAGGTAATGGTAATCACCGGATATGCAACAGTGGAAAGTGCGGTCCAGGCGGTTAAGACCGGAGCCGAGGAGTATCTTGTTAAACCGTTTACCGACGAAGAGTTGCTTAAAGCAGTAAAGCAGGTGCTAGAGAAATTAAGACTGCGTCGATGCAGTCGAATTGAGACAAGTTCGGTACAGCGGTTCTACCCTGGTTTAATCGGTGAGTCTCGGGTTATGAAGCGCGTTTTTGCCACAATCGAACGGGCGGCAAAAGTTTCCGCGACCGTGTTGATAACCGGTGAAAGCGGCACGGGCAAAGAACTTGTTGCCCGGGCGATTCATTACTCAAGCAAACGGTCGTCGGCGCCATTTGTGCCTGTTAACTGTGGCGGCATTCCCGAAGGGTTATTGGAAAGTGAGTTGTTCGGTTATGTAAAAGGGGCGTTTACCGGCGCCAATGAGACCCGGGCTGGTTTCTTCCAGACGGCAGAAGGCGGGTCAATTTTTCTTGACGAAATCAGTGAGACCAGTCTTTCGATGCAGGTGAAACTTCTCCGCGTTCTGCAGGATAAAGAGGTGCGGATGGTTGGTGATACTAAAGCATACAAGGTGGATGTGAGAATAATGGCGGCGACCAACAAAGATTTGTTAAATCTTGTTCAGAAAGGGGCGTTTCGTGAGGACCTGTTTTTCCGGTTGAATGTGCTTACAATAATGGTGCCACCGCTGCGGGAACGGGAAGATGACATTTTACTTCTTGCCAACCACTTTTTAGAAAAGTTTGCCCGAGAAATGGGACGAGGCGTACCGAGATTTTCAGACGAGGCGCTTCAGATTTTGAGAAGGTACGAATGGCCCGGTAATGTACGCGAACTGGAAAATTTGATTCAGCGCCTGCTGGTAATGTGCGATTCCGATACGATTGATGTCCCAGATTTGCCTGCGCATATGCGCTTTTCATTAACAAGCGAGTTGAAGTTGAACCGAACACTTGAAGAGGTGGAAAGGGATTATATTAAGCAGGTGCTATTAAGCGTCAATGGTAATATAACCAAAGCCGCTCAAATCCTCGGAATAGACCGAAAAACCCTGAGAAATAAAATCAAAGAATAG